In one Novosphingobium humi genomic region, the following are encoded:
- a CDS encoding outer membrane protein, with protein sequence MKSVIYTAAAAFALAAVAAPAAANAQSFTGPFVGVQGGWEENDVRNPGTALGVTPLAQTSDTGTLGVFMGYDHEVYPRIVVGAQAEVNFPISSRFGNGLASISPKRSVDLSLRAGYLVTPKTLAYVRGGYSNALVGANIGNIHGSDDRDGWLLGGGVERKLTDKVSARVEYRYSDFSEGNGRFDRHQIFAGVAYRF encoded by the coding sequence ATGAAGTCTGTCATCTATACTGCCGCTGCCGCTTTCGCTCTGGCCGCTGTTGCCGCCCCCGCTGCGGCCAATGCCCAGAGCTTTACCGGCCCCTTCGTCGGTGTGCAGGGCGGCTGGGAAGAAAATGACGTGCGCAACCCCGGCACGGCGCTTGGCGTGACCCCGCTGGCCCAGACCAGCGACACCGGCACGCTGGGTGTGTTCATGGGCTATGACCATGAAGTCTATCCCCGCATCGTGGTGGGCGCGCAGGCCGAAGTGAACTTTCCGATCAGCTCGCGCTTTGGCAACGGGCTGGCCTCGATCTCGCCCAAGCGTTCGGTCGATCTCTCGCTGCGCGCAGGCTATCTGGTGACGCCCAAGACGCTGGCCTATGTCCGCGGCGGCTATTCCAACGCGCTGGTCGGCGCGAATATCGGCAACATCCATGGTTCGGACGACCGCGATGGCTGGCTGCTGGGCGGCGGTGTTGAGCGCAAGCTGACCGACAAGGTCTCGGCCCGCGTCGAATACCGCTACAGCGACTTCAGCGAAGGCAACGGCCGGTTTGACCGCCACCAGATCTTCGCCGGTGTCGCCTACCGCTTCTAA